Proteins found in one Alphaproteobacteria bacterium genomic segment:
- a CDS encoding Hsp20 family protein, whose protein sequence is MRTIDFSPLFRNTVGFETLSRLMDAANGDSVGYPPYNIEKLDENRYRIALAVAGFGEDDIDVTVKDNTLTITGQIKAEDDKDTSYLYRGIASRQFERRFQLADHIEVRDASLANGMLIVALEREVPESMKPRRIQVNSGQAIEGRKAA, encoded by the coding sequence ATGCGTACGATCGATTTTTCGCCCCTGTTCCGGAATACCGTCGGCTTTGAAACCCTGTCGCGCCTGATGGATGCGGCCAACGGGGATTCTGTCGGCTATCCGCCCTACAACATCGAGAAGCTTGACGAGAACCGCTACCGCATCGCCCTGGCGGTCGCCGGGTTTGGCGAGGACGATATTGACGTGACGGTAAAGGACAACACCCTGACCATTACCGGCCAGATCAAGGCGGAGGATGACAAGGACACGTCCTATCTCTACCGCGGAATTGCCAGCCGTCAGTTCGAACGGCGTTTTCAGTTGGCCGACCACATCGAGGTGCGCGACGCCAGCCTGGCGAACGGCATGCTGATCGTGGCTCTGGAACGGGAGGTTCCTGAATCCATGAAACCGCGTCGCATCCAGGTGAACAGCGGGCAGGCCATCGAGGGCCGTAAAGCCGCCTAG
- a CDS encoding NAD(P)H-quinone oxidoreductase: MTAIEITTPGGPEGLQPVSRPTPQPATGEVLIKVAGTSVNGPDLMQRQGNYAPPPGASDIPGLDIAGTVVAVGPGVSELKPGDEVCALVAGGGYAEYCLAPVPQCLPVPKGWTALEAATLPETVFTVWANVWNRARLAKGESLLVHGGSSGIGVSAIQMARAMGATVFATARSAEKCAACEALGAVKAVNPQDGDWLPAIREATGGDGVDVVLDMVGGDYVQKNLDILRLEGRLSFIAFRGGGEVSLNLGPMLGKRLTMTGSTLRPRSVAEKGEIAKALRQHIWPLIEAGRIRPVIHRTYKLEDMAAAHREIEAGGHIGKIAISVGA, translated from the coding sequence ATGACCGCGATAGAGATAACGACCCCCGGCGGCCCGGAGGGTTTGCAGCCGGTGTCCCGCCCCACGCCGCAGCCGGCCACCGGCGAGGTGCTGATCAAGGTGGCCGGTACGTCGGTCAACGGGCCGGACCTGATGCAGCGCCAGGGCAACTATGCGCCACCGCCCGGCGCCAGCGACATTCCGGGGCTGGATATTGCCGGAACGGTGGTGGCGGTGGGACCAGGCGTCAGTGAACTCAAGCCCGGTGACGAGGTCTGTGCCCTGGTCGCCGGCGGCGGCTATGCGGAATACTGCCTGGCGCCGGTTCCCCAGTGTCTGCCGGTCCCCAAAGGCTGGACCGCTCTGGAGGCGGCAACCCTGCCGGAGACCGTGTTCACCGTGTGGGCCAATGTGTGGAACCGCGCCCGGCTGGCCAAAGGTGAAAGCCTGCTGGTGCATGGCGGGTCCAGCGGTATCGGCGTCTCAGCCATCCAGATGGCACGGGCCATGGGCGCCACGGTCTTCGCCACGGCGCGCAGCGCGGAGAAATGCGCCGCCTGTGAGGCGCTGGGGGCGGTCAAGGCGGTCAACCCGCAGGACGGCGACTGGCTGCCGGCGATACGCGAGGCAACCGGCGGTGATGGCGTCGACGTCGTTCTGGACATGGTGGGCGGCGACTATGTTCAGAAGAACCTGGATATTCTGCGGCTGGAAGGGCGATTGAGCTTCATCGCCTTTCGCGGCGGTGGTGAGGTCAGCCTTAATCTCGGCCCCATGCTGGGCAAGCGTCTGACCATGACCGGCTCCACCCTGCGGCCTCGCTCGGTTGCCGAGAAGGGCGAGATCGCGAAGGCTCTGCGCCAGCACATCTGGCCCCTGATCGAGGCCGGCCGGATCCGGCCGGTGATCCACCGGACCTACAAGCTGGAGGACATGGCGGCCGCCCACCGCGAGATCGAAGCCGGTGGTCATATCGGGAAAATCGCTATTTCCGTGGGCGCCTGA
- the thiE gene encoding thiamine phosphate synthase, with amino-acid sequence MTDEPYMGDFPGCQLYLVTPPAIDLEPFADALQRALDGGAVAALQLRLKGSDDDSVRRAAARLLPLCRGHDVVFLLNDRPDLAVEMGADGVHLGQDDTPAREARRMMGADAVIGVTCHNSRDLAFQAAEDGADYVAFGAFFPTRTKEAKTRAEPWLIAWWHEVATVPQVAIGGITAANCAPLVAAGVDFLAVSGGVWNHSEGPTRAVQAFHTVIARTPVDPSVAREGAS; translated from the coding sequence ATGACCGACGAACCCTACATGGGTGATTTTCCAGGCTGCCAGCTCTATCTGGTGACGCCGCCGGCGATTGATCTGGAACCCTTTGCCGATGCCCTGCAGCGGGCGCTGGACGGCGGCGCGGTGGCGGCGTTGCAATTGCGCCTCAAAGGCAGCGATGATGACAGTGTGCGACGCGCTGCTGCCCGCCTGCTGCCGTTGTGCCGCGGCCACGACGTGGTCTTCCTGCTCAACGACCGGCCCGATCTGGCGGTGGAAATGGGAGCGGACGGCGTCCATCTTGGCCAGGACGATACGCCAGCACGCGAAGCCCGCCGAATGATGGGCGCCGACGCGGTTATCGGTGTCACCTGCCACAACTCCCGCGATCTGGCGTTCCAGGCGGCGGAGGATGGCGCCGACTATGTGGCCTTCGGCGCCTTCTTTCCGACCCGCACAAAAGAGGCGAAGACCCGGGCGGAGCCGTGGCTGATCGCCTGGTGGCATGAGGTCGCGACCGTGCCGCAGGTGGCCATTGGCGGCATTACCGCCGCAAACTGTGCGCCGCTGGTAGCGGCGGGAGTGGATTTCCTCGCGGTTTCCGGCGGTGTGTGGAACCATTCGGAAGGCCCGACCAGAGCCGTGCAGGCGTTTCACACGGTCATCGCCCGTACGCCGGTCGACCCGTCCGTTGCGCGCGAAGGGGCGAGTTGA
- the efp gene encoding elongation factor P: MKINGNALRPGNVIEHKDRLWRVTRVQHTQPGKGGAYMQAELRDLRNGSKLNERFRSSEEVERVRLEQKSFQYLYADGEQHVFMDPDSYEQVTIPASTIGEELVPFLQDGMRVSIESYEGEVLGVELPDNVILEVINADAVVKGQTASSSFKPAMLSNGVRIMVPPHIEAGARLVVNPTERTYVERARD; this comes from the coding sequence ATGAAAATCAACGGTAATGCCCTGCGTCCCGGCAACGTCATCGAGCACAAAGACCGCCTGTGGCGGGTGACGCGGGTGCAGCATACCCAGCCCGGCAAAGGCGGCGCGTATATGCAGGCGGAGCTGCGCGACCTGCGCAACGGCTCCAAGCTGAACGAGCGCTTTCGCTCGTCAGAAGAAGTGGAACGGGTCCGGCTTGAGCAGAAGTCGTTCCAGTATCTTTATGCAGACGGCGAACAGCATGTGTTCATGGACCCCGACTCCTATGAGCAGGTGACAATTCCCGCGTCCACCATCGGCGAAGAGCTGGTGCCGTTCCTGCAGGATGGGATGAGGGTGAGCATCGAATCCTATGAGGGCGAGGTTCTTGGCGTTGAACTACCGGACAATGTCATTCTGGAAGTGATCAACGCCGATGCGGTGGTCAAGGGCCAGACCGCATCGTCCAGCTTCAAGCCGGCGATGCTGAGTAATGGTGTGCGAATCATGGTGCCCCCTCACATCGAGGCCGGCGCACGGCTGGTAGTCAATCCGACAGAGCGGACCTACGTCGAGCGGGCCAGGGACTAG
- a CDS encoding peptidoglycan -binding protein encodes MSLTYGRGRRRTAPPDIWPGFVDALASLLIVIIFLLMVFTVAQFVLREALSGRDRELDQLNRQISELAQILELERSTRAEMESTVNALSNELRATLGERDRLAGALEQAELTNRELLATLDQAGSDLAAARDRLSTLEVRAAQAESEATAQRQLTAEAQDQVALLNRQILALREQLAAIAEALEASEAKNRQQEVQITNLGQRLNAALATRVEELSRFRSEFFGRLRQVLGDRQDIRIVGDRFVFQSEVLFASGSDELGPEGRQQVESLARTLAEIAREIPPEINWILEVSGHTDVVPISTGRFPSNWELSTARAITVVKALASAGIPAERLSATGYGQFQPIDDSDDEVAFRRNRRIELKLTQR; translated from the coding sequence ATGTCGCTGACCTACGGCCGCGGCCGACGGCGCACCGCACCACCAGACATCTGGCCTGGTTTCGTCGATGCCCTGGCCTCCCTGCTGATCGTCATCATTTTTCTGCTGATGGTGTTCACGGTGGCGCAGTTCGTCCTGCGCGAAGCGCTGAGCGGCCGTGATCGCGAGCTGGACCAACTCAACCGCCAGATATCCGAGCTGGCGCAGATTCTGGAGCTCGAGCGGTCCACCAGGGCGGAGATGGAAAGCACGGTCAACGCCCTGTCCAACGAGTTGCGTGCCACCCTGGGGGAACGTGATCGCCTGGCTGGCGCGCTGGAACAGGCGGAGCTGACCAACCGCGAGCTTCTGGCCACGCTGGATCAGGCCGGCAGCGATCTGGCCGCGGCGCGGGACCGCCTGAGCACGCTGGAAGTGCGCGCCGCGCAGGCGGAATCGGAAGCCACGGCCCAGCGGCAACTGACCGCCGAGGCGCAAGATCAGGTGGCCCTGCTCAACCGGCAGATTCTGGCCCTCAGGGAACAACTGGCGGCGATTGCCGAGGCGCTGGAGGCATCGGAGGCTAAAAACCGCCAGCAGGAAGTGCAGATCACCAATCTCGGCCAGCGCCTCAATGCCGCCCTGGCAACCCGGGTGGAGGAGCTGTCACGCTTTCGCTCTGAGTTCTTTGGCCGCCTGCGGCAGGTGCTGGGCGACCGCCAGGACATCCGCATCGTCGGCGACCGCTTTGTCTTTCAGTCCGAGGTGCTGTTTGCCTCCGGCAGCGACGAGCTGGGCCCCGAGGGGCGCCAGCAGGTGGAAAGCCTGGCCCGCACCCTGGCCGAAATCGCCCGCGAGATTCCGCCGGAGATCAACTGGATTCTCGAGGTCTCCGGCCATACGGACGTGGTGCCGATCTCAACCGGTCGCTTTCCATCCAACTGGGAGCTTTCGACGGCGCGGGCCATCACCGTGGTCAAGGCCCTGGCCAGTGCCGGCATCCCGGCCGAACGCCTGTCGGCCACCGGCTATGGCCAGTTCCAGCCGATTGACGACAGCGATGATGAAGTCGCCTTCCGCCGCAACCGCCGCATCGAGCTGAAGCTGACCCAGCGGTGA
- a CDS encoding flagellar motor protein MotA, with product MTVSRRYLVRMIVFIGLVAAVAGLLWQPLLTAFLTNVALNGLILFSFALGIAFVFRQVLTLRREAEWMEAFQRGTGGLSGPKPRLLAPMARMFGERKEHMRLTAPAMRSVLDSIGARLDESREISRYIIGLLIFLGLLGTFWGLLRTIGAVGGLIAGLDTVNADAADFIETLTRGLQAPLGGMGTAFSSSLFGLAGALVLGFLDLQGGQAQNRFYNELEEWLSGHTRIGGGAIGGDGETSVPAYVQALLEQTADSLEALQRTLVRGEESRIKADQRLATLGERIGSLTDSMRTEQNLMVKIAESQMALQPVLTRLAATTGQGGGFDEAARGHLRNIDVHLTRMSEELSQNRHDTMGEIRNEFRLLTRTLAALGEESGRNDA from the coding sequence ATGACCGTCTCGCGTCGCTACCTGGTCCGCATGATTGTCTTTATCGGCCTCGTGGCTGCCGTCGCCGGGCTGCTGTGGCAGCCCCTGCTGACGGCCTTCCTGACCAATGTGGCGCTGAACGGCCTGATTCTCTTTTCGTTTGCGTTGGGCATTGCCTTTGTCTTCCGGCAGGTCCTGACACTGCGTCGGGAAGCAGAGTGGATGGAGGCGTTCCAGCGTGGCACCGGCGGCCTGTCCGGCCCCAAGCCACGGCTGCTGGCGCCCATGGCGCGCATGTTCGGCGAGCGCAAGGAGCATATGCGGCTGACCGCGCCGGCCATGCGCTCGGTGCTCGATTCGATCGGCGCACGATTAGACGAATCGCGCGAGATTTCACGCTACATCATCGGCCTTCTGATCTTCCTTGGCCTGCTCGGCACGTTCTGGGGGCTGTTACGCACTATCGGCGCTGTGGGCGGCCTGATCGCCGGGCTGGACACGGTCAACGCGGACGCGGCGGACTTCATCGAGACCCTGACCCGTGGCCTGCAGGCGCCGCTTGGTGGCATGGGCACCGCCTTTTCCAGCTCGCTGTTCGGTCTGGCCGGCGCCCTGGTTCTTGGCTTCCTCGACCTGCAGGGCGGTCAGGCACAGAACCGCTTCTACAATGAGCTGGAGGAATGGTTATCCGGCCATACACGGATCGGCGGCGGCGCCATCGGCGGCGACGGCGAGACCTCCGTACCGGCCTATGTGCAGGCGCTGCTGGAGCAGACAGCCGACAGCCTGGAGGCCTTGCAGCGCACTCTGGTGCGCGGCGAGGAAAGCCGCATCAAGGCGGACCAGCGGCTGGCCACGCTCGGCGAACGCATCGGCAGTCTGACCGACAGCATGCGCACGGAGCAGAATCTGATGGTCAAGATCGCCGAAAGCCAGATGGCGCTGCAGCCGGTGCTGACGCGGCTGGCCGCCACAACCGGTCAGGGCGGTGGGTTTGACGAAGCGGCGCGCGGCCACCTGCGCAACATCGATGTGCATCTGACACGCATGAGCGAGGAGCTGTCGCAGAACCGGCACGACACCATGGGTGAAATCCGCAATGAGTTCCGCCTTCTGACCCGGACCCTCGCGGCGCTGGGCGAGGAGAGCGGACGCAATGACGCCTAG
- the rpmE gene encoding 50S ribosomal protein L31 yields MKSDIHPDYHEITVQLTDGTSFTTRSTYGDAGDTLRLEIDPKTHPAWTGVHRLVDSGGQLAKFSRRFDKFGLK; encoded by the coding sequence ATGAAGAGCGACATCCACCCCGATTATCACGAGATCACGGTCCAGTTGACGGACGGCACCAGCTTCACGACCCGCTCCACCTATGGTGATGCGGGCGATACGCTGCGCCTGGAAATCGACCCCAAGACCCACCCGGCCTGGACCGGCGTTCACCGCCTGGTGGACAGCGGCGGCCAGCTCGCGAAATTCAGCCGGCGCTTCGACAAGTTCGGCCTGAAATAA
- a CDS encoding inositol monophosphatase family protein: protein MAALRPPVINVIDKAVRRAGRGLVRDFGEVQELQVSRKGTADFVTAADLKAEKTLKEDLSKAHPDWTLHMEESGVSGPPDALTRWIVDPLDGTTNFIHGIPHFAISVAVEESGRITAGAVYHPLTDDFYWAAQGIGAYINDRRLRVSGRRRLDESVVATGIPNMGQGDHERYLATLQAVMGEVASVRRSGSAALDLAYVAAGRYEGFWEFGLKPWDIAAGLLLVREAGGFATAIDGATDPLPAGDVLAANDRMHQAIGRLLRRAMGLRAPRQMTA, encoded by the coding sequence ATGGCTGCACTTCGCCCGCCCGTCATCAACGTCATCGACAAGGCCGTGCGCCGCGCCGGCCGCGGCCTGGTGCGCGACTTCGGCGAGGTGCAGGAACTCCAGGTCTCACGCAAAGGCACGGCCGATTTCGTGACCGCCGCCGACCTCAAGGCGGAAAAGACCCTGAAGGAAGATCTGAGCAAGGCCCACCCGGACTGGACCCTGCACATGGAGGAGAGCGGCGTCTCCGGTCCGCCCGACGCGCTGACGCGCTGGATCGTCGACCCGCTGGACGGCACCACCAACTTTATTCACGGCATTCCGCACTTTGCGATTTCCGTTGCGGTGGAGGAGTCCGGCCGCATCACCGCCGGCGCCGTCTATCATCCGCTGACCGATGATTTCTACTGGGCCGCCCAGGGCATCGGCGCCTATATCAACGACCGCCGGTTGCGGGTATCCGGCCGCCGCCGTCTGGACGAATCGGTAGTCGCCACAGGTATCCCCAACATGGGCCAGGGCGACCATGAGCGCTATCTCGCCACCCTGCAGGCGGTGATGGGAGAGGTCGCCTCCGTCCGGCGATCCGGCTCCGCCGCCCTGGATCTCGCCTATGTTGCCGCCGGACGCTATGAGGGCTTCTGGGAATTTGGCCTGAAGCCATGGGACATCGCCGCCGGCCTGCTACTGGTGCGCGAAGCGGGCGGCTTCGCAACGGCGATTGACGGGGCGACCGATCCCTTGCCGGCCGGGGATGTGCTGGCCGCCAATGACCGTATGCACCAGGCTATCGGCCGGCTGTTGCGGCGGGCCATGGGTCTGCGGGCGCCCCGTCAGATGACGGCCTGA
- a CDS encoding ABC transporter transmembrane domain-containing protein, with translation MARSPHSTGPAGSGLSGSRLADRPAGHGLGTLRRLAPFLRPYWPAAAGAGIALVIAAGTVLALGQGLRRLIDQGFSQADGALLDQAFVILLVVVVVLAGATYARFYLVSWIGERVVADLRRAVFERVIALGPAFYEVTRTGEVISRLTTDTTLLQTLVGSTVSVALRNVLLLIGGSVLLAVTSPRLTGFVFLVLPFVVLPIIILGRRVRRHSRWSQDRVADVAGYLDETLHAVRTVQAFNHEPHDRRQFSTITEAAVQAALVRVRWRALLTGLVIVLVFGAVAAILWQGGYDVLEGRMSAGELSAFIFYAIVVAGAVGAVSEVAGDLQRAAGATERLMELLAMRPDIAVPDHPVALPQPAQGAVAFDSVTFRYPAAPQTAALDDVSFTIAPGETIALVGPSGAGKTTVFQMLLRFYDPASGTVRLDGVDLRQADPAVVRRRIGLVPQEPVLFAADAWENIRYGRPEASDREVEAAAEAAAAGEFLRRLPQGFATHLGEKGVRLSGGQRQRIAIARAILRDPALLLLDEATSALDAESERLIQQALERLRAGRTTLVIAHRLATVRKADRIIVLDAGRMVATGRHDALVAEGGLYARLAALQFSDRAA, from the coding sequence ATGGCGCGATCACCTCATTCCACCGGCCCGGCGGGCAGCGGCCTGTCGGGCTCCCGTCTTGCCGACCGGCCTGCCGGCCACGGCCTCGGCACCTTGCGGCGGCTGGCGCCATTCCTGCGGCCCTACTGGCCCGCAGCGGCCGGCGCGGGCATAGCGCTGGTGATCGCCGCCGGCACGGTCCTGGCACTTGGCCAGGGACTGCGCCGTCTGATCGATCAGGGCTTCTCCCAGGCCGATGGCGCATTGCTCGATCAGGCCTTTGTCATACTCCTGGTGGTGGTGGTGGTTCTGGCGGGCGCCACCTATGCCCGTTTTTATCTGGTGTCGTGGATCGGCGAGCGGGTGGTGGCTGACCTGCGCCGGGCGGTCTTCGAGCGGGTCATCGCACTGGGTCCGGCCTTCTACGAAGTAACGCGCACCGGCGAAGTGATCTCTCGCCTGACCACTGACACCACCTTGCTGCAGACGCTCGTCGGCTCCACGGTTTCGGTGGCGCTGCGCAACGTGCTGTTGCTGATCGGCGGCAGCGTCCTGCTGGCGGTCACCAGCCCGCGCCTGACCGGCTTCGTCTTTCTGGTGCTGCCGTTCGTTGTCCTGCCGATCATCATTCTTGGCCGGCGGGTCAGGCGGCATTCACGCTGGTCGCAGGATCGCGTGGCTGATGTGGCCGGGTATCTGGATGAAACCCTGCACGCGGTGCGTACGGTTCAGGCCTTCAACCACGAGCCCCACGACCGGCGACAATTCTCCACCATTACCGAGGCCGCGGTGCAGGCGGCACTGGTGCGGGTGCGCTGGCGCGCACTGCTGACCGGTCTGGTGATCGTTCTGGTGTTTGGGGCGGTGGCAGCCATCCTGTGGCAGGGCGGTTATGACGTTCTGGAAGGGCGCATGAGCGCCGGCGAGCTGTCCGCCTTTATCTTCTATGCCATCGTCGTGGCCGGTGCGGTGGGGGCGGTCAGCGAGGTGGCCGGCGACCTGCAGCGCGCCGCCGGCGCCACGGAGCGTCTTATGGAATTGCTGGCGATGCGGCCCGACATTGCCGTGCCCGATCACCCGGTCGCCCTGCCGCAGCCGGCACAAGGCGCCGTAGCCTTTGACTCGGTCACCTTTCGCTATCCCGCCGCGCCCCAAACGGCGGCGCTGGATGATGTGAGCTTCACCATTGCGCCGGGCGAGACAATCGCTCTGGTCGGTCCGTCCGGCGCCGGCAAGACCACCGTGTTCCAGATGCTCCTGCGGTTCTACGATCCGGCGTCCGGCACGGTACGCCTCGACGGCGTGGATCTGCGGCAGGCCGATCCGGCGGTGGTGCGCCGGCGCATCGGGCTGGTGCCGCAGGAGCCGGTGCTGTTCGCCGCCGATGCCTGGGAGAATATTCGCTATGGCCGGCCCGAGGCCAGTGACCGTGAGGTCGAAGCGGCGGCCGAGGCGGCCGCGGCCGGCGAATTCCTGCGTCGCCTGCCGCAGGGTTTCGCCACCCACCTCGGCGAAAAGGGAGTGCGCCTGTCCGGCGGTCAGCGCCAGCGCATCGCCATCGCCCGCGCCATCCTGCGCGACCCGGCCCTGCTGCTGCTGGACGAGGCGACCAGCGCTCTCGACGCCGAAAGTGAACGCCTTATTCAGCAGGCGCTGGAACGCCTGCGCGCCGGTCGCACCACTCTGGTCATTGCCCATCGTCTGGCGACCGTGCGCAAGGCCGACCGGATTATTGTTCTGGATGCCGGCCGCATGGTGGCGACCGGCCGCCATGACGCCCTGGTGGCCGAAGGCGGGCTCTATGCGCGGCTGGCGGCGCTGCAGTTTTCCGACCGGGCGGCTTGA
- a CDS encoding DUF1192 domain-containing protein, with the protein MSDEEPTRSRDFPTKSELERMAVADLHAYIARLEEEIGRVRQMLDSRQGTRAAAEALFRKG; encoded by the coding sequence ATGAGCGACGAGGAACCGACCCGGTCGCGGGACTTTCCAACCAAGAGCGAGCTGGAACGCATGGCGGTAGCGGACCTGCACGCCTATATCGCCCGGCTGGAAGAGGAAATCGGCCGTGTCCGGCAGATGCTCGACTCCCGGCAAGGAACGCGGGCGGCGGCCGAAGCGCTGTTCCGCAAGGGTTAG
- a CDS encoding OmpA family protein: MAIGFGLMTVPSLPALAQGTTVIGGSGGGVVVNEAVLDSLGRAPNLADFYRGGLPGSAPSSVLPVAGAVQLPPASPPRSGLSPAALALLGGQAATGRTPALAAQQTLGQLPGVSLRPPPAPAASTAAVATTGSPPASATESAATEATALTATAAQTDADEAAADTAAAQLPAVTADAATEPTATAMAEPASADATAAAPAVPVATTDDTTATATTSDAAATTEATTQQAASQTAALPPSARQERLLFAAETAALPEGVEPLLDAIISRMAADETLRLQILAYAAGTAETSSQARRLSLSRALAVRKYLIDNGIGGTRMDVRALGNRAEDGPADRVDLMLVAG; encoded by the coding sequence ATGGCCATTGGCTTTGGCCTGATGACCGTGCCGTCCCTGCCGGCGTTGGCCCAGGGGACGACGGTCATCGGTGGCAGCGGCGGCGGCGTGGTGGTCAACGAGGCCGTCCTCGACAGCCTGGGCCGCGCACCCAACCTCGCCGATTTCTATCGCGGCGGCCTGCCGGGCAGTGCGCCATCGTCTGTCCTGCCCGTCGCCGGTGCCGTTCAGCTTCCGCCGGCCAGCCCACCACGCTCCGGCCTGTCACCGGCGGCGTTGGCTCTGCTGGGCGGCCAGGCCGCGACCGGCCGTACACCGGCATTGGCGGCACAGCAGACTCTTGGACAACTGCCAGGCGTCAGCCTGCGCCCGCCGCCGGCGCCAGCAGCCAGTACGGCGGCTGTGGCGACAACCGGCAGTCCGCCGGCCAGCGCCACAGAGTCCGCAGCGACAGAGGCTACCGCCCTGACGGCGACCGCCGCCCAGACAGACGCCGATGAAGCCGCGGCGGACACCGCCGCTGCACAATTGCCGGCCGTGACGGCGGACGCCGCAACCGAGCCCACCGCCACCGCCATGGCGGAACCGGCCAGTGCCGATGCCACCGCCGCGGCGCCGGCCGTCCCGGTCGCCACAACAGACGATACGACAGCCACCGCAACCACCTCCGACGCTGCAGCGACGACGGAAGCGACGACTCAGCAAGCGGCAAGCCAGACCGCCGCCCTGCCGCCGTCTGCCCGCCAGGAGCGGCTGCTGTTCGCTGCCGAGACGGCCGCGCTGCCGGAGGGCGTGGAGCCCTTGCTGGATGCCATCATCAGCCGCATGGCGGCAGACGAAACCCTGCGGCTGCAGATTCTGGCCTATGCCGCCGGTACCGCCGAGACCAGCAGTCAGGCCCGTCGCCTGTCCCTGTCCCGTGCGCTGGCGGTGCGCAAGTACCTTATCGACAACGGCATCGGCGGCACCCGTATGGACGTGCGTGCGCTCGGCAATCGCGCGGAAGATGGTCCGGCGGACCGGGTGGACCTGATGCTTGTGGCCGGCTGA
- a CDS encoding DUF1013 domain-containing protein, which produces MAHPLMPKATAVWLVDNTTLTFDQIAELCGLHPLEVQGIADGEVATGIQGRDPVAAGELSAEEIRRCEADALQPVQMQDRDLPELQRRAKGARYTPVAMRQDKPAAILWLVRRYPDMSDAQICRLIGTTKPTVKTIREGTHRDSNQLQPKSPMDAGLCTYTDLNDAVSKIRRKTSGKDKSDTESRNKTPGETPAQPADEGRQSATAAAAAAIAGFVSNN; this is translated from the coding sequence ATGGCCCACCCGCTGATGCCCAAGGCGACGGCGGTCTGGCTGGTGGACAACACCACCCTGACTTTCGACCAGATTGCCGAGCTGTGCGGCCTGCATCCGCTTGAGGTGCAGGGCATTGCCGATGGTGAAGTGGCGACCGGCATCCAGGGTCGCGATCCGGTTGCCGCTGGCGAATTGTCGGCCGAGGAAATTCGCCGCTGTGAAGCCGATGCCTTGCAGCCTGTGCAGATGCAGGATCGTGACCTGCCGGAGTTGCAGCGGCGCGCCAAGGGCGCACGGTATACGCCGGTGGCCATGCGCCAGGATAAGCCGGCAGCCATCCTGTGGCTGGTGCGGCGCTATCCCGATATGTCCGACGCCCAGATCTGTCGTCTGATCGGCACCACCAAGCCCACGGTCAAGACTATCCGCGAAGGCACCCATCGCGACAGCAACCAGTTGCAGCCCAAGAGCCCGATGGATGCGGGTCTGTGCACCTATACAGACCTCAACGATGCAGTGTCGAAAATCCGCCGCAAGACCAGCGGCAAGGACAAGAGCGACACTGAGTCCCGGAACAAGACGCCGGGCGAGACACCGGCTCAGCCGGCGGATGAGGGTCGGCAGAGTGCCACTGCCGCGGCGGCGGCAGCCATTGCGGGGTTTGTCTCCAACAACTGA